A genomic window from Salmo salar chromosome ssa23, Ssal_v3.1, whole genome shotgun sequence includes:
- the LOC106584566 gene encoding acyl-coenzyme A thioesterase 1 has product MCQMGGIPVLTVKPWRALFDEKFHVVVGNLPPTQEVTLHSLHQSEDTDYWEAFGHYVSDAQGRVTVFKDPCVGGTYEGVEPMGLLWSMRPIPGSRPELRLRKKEVHTPMVVHISVYRGHMSQGFGEQVALASVVTERWYMAPGVRRVDITEGGVTGTLFLPPGPGPFPGVLDMWGGGGGLVEYRAALLASHGFAAMALLYVFPDQNKNATIGYPYFEAAFRLLQDHLLVAADRIALLGLSLGVTVVLSITAYSEAVKPRCCVCISGSHACRIGATQSVEETSQGIHKKYAKARTDEENRIIWRDVLLPIPEDIDLKVEMGRITCPLLLVVGQDDQNWAAVESADDMKQMMERTGNSHLLTTLSYPGAGHLIEPPYGPHCRSCTFVLQPGQQRVVMLFGGLTKPHAVAQEDSWEKILGFLQEHLCHSVKPHMQSRL; this is encoded by the exons ATGTGTCAGATGGGTGGGATTCCTGTGTTGACTGTAAAACCATGGAGAGCCCTCTTTGATGAGAAGTTCCATGTGGTTGTGGGGAACTTACCACCGACACAGGAGGTCACACTACATTCTTTACATCAGTCTGAAGACACAGACTACTGGGAGGCGTTTGGGCACTATGTCAGTGATGCTCAGGGAAGGGTCACAG TCTTCAAGGATCCATGTGTAGGGGGAACATATGAGGGTGTTGAGCCCATGGGTCTGTTGTGGAGCATGAGACCAATACCTGGCAGTAGACCGGAACTCAG GTTGAGGAAGAAGGAGGTCCACACTCCCATGGTGGTGCACATCTCTGTGTACAGGGGACACATGAGTCAGGGTTTCGGGGAGCAGGTGGCCCTGGCGAGTGTCGTCACAGAGCGCTGGTACATGGCCCCCGGAGTCCGCAGGGTCGACATCACAGAGGGAGGGGTCACAGGTACCCTGTTCCTGCCACCAG GTCCAGGACCCTTCCCCGGAGTTTTAGACATGTGGGGAGGTGGTGGCGGCCTAGTGGAATATCGAGCTGCTCTCTTGGCATCCCATGGCTTTGCTGCCATGGCGCTACTTTACGTCTTCCCAGACCAAAATAAAAATGCTACCATTGGCTACCCTTACTTTGAG GCTGCATTCAGACTACTGCAGGATCACCTTCTAGTGGCCGCTGACAGAATTGCGCTGCTTGGCCTTTCCCTTGGCGTTACAGTGGTTCTATCCATCACTGCTTACTCAGAAGCTGTCAAA CCTAGAtgttgtgtgtgtatcagtggcaGCCATGCATGTCGAATTGGAGCCACCCAGTCCGTTGAGGAAACATCTCAGGGTATACACAA AAAATATGCAAAGGCCCGTACTGATGAGGAGAATCGCATCATCTGGAGGGACGTTCTTTTACCTATTCCAGAAGATATAGACCTGAAAGTAGAA ATGGGGAGGATAACATGTCCTCTGCTGCTGGTTGTTGGACAAgatgatcagaattgggctgctgtCGAATCAGCTGATGAT atgaagcagatgatggagagaacaggaaacagtCACCTGCTGACCACTCTGTCCTACCCTGGAGCTGGTCACCTGATTGAACCTCCGTATGGTCCCCACTGCAGGTCTTGCACCTTTGTGTTGCAGCCAGGCCAACAGAGAG TGGTCATGCTGTTTGGAGGCCTCACCAAACCTCACGCCGTTGCACAGGAAGACTCATGGGAAAAGATTCTAGGTTTTCTGCAAGAGCATCTCTGTCACAGTGTCAAACCCCATATGCAGTCCAGATTGTGA